In Myxococcus stipitatus, the following are encoded in one genomic region:
- a CDS encoding BamA/TamA family outer membrane protein, which produces MTPLCTVVPLLGALLASTPPPPSSEPEALPPATVESMEGKFSIVPFLLPAYQPETSFLLGGAASFVYQPPAGSGRRESQVLLAAAASVRGQFTLLLQPDVYFLEDRLNLTATLSGARFPDRFFGMGADTRAADEEDFTPIYMELELSPKWRIAPRLYVGPTLRLQNVRMTKVAGDGAVRNTTGADGGNTLQFGLTALYDSRDNTLNPTTGLLARLNLRTANGDWGSDYDFDLLRLDVRRYVSLPWGTRHVLALQGLVELRDGEVPFYDTGRLGGMELSRGYLEGRFRERQHLGAQVEYRAPLFWKFGGVVFASAATVARSLKDLDAKNIKPAGGLGLRFAPLSDVPVNIRLDVAYGNEPSFYLNVGEAF; this is translated from the coding sequence ATGACACCCCTGTGCACCGTTGTCCCGCTGCTGGGCGCCCTGCTCGCCTCCACGCCGCCGCCTCCTTCCTCTGAACCCGAAGCCCTGCCGCCCGCGACGGTGGAGTCCATGGAGGGGAAGTTCAGCATCGTCCCGTTCCTGTTGCCCGCGTATCAGCCCGAGACGAGCTTCCTGCTGGGAGGCGCGGCCTCGTTCGTGTACCAGCCGCCCGCGGGCTCGGGCCGTCGCGAGTCGCAGGTGCTGCTGGCCGCCGCCGCGAGTGTGCGGGGGCAATTCACATTGCTGTTGCAACCCGATGTCTACTTCCTGGAGGACCGGCTCAACCTGACGGCGACGTTGAGTGGGGCGCGCTTCCCGGACCGCTTCTTCGGCATGGGGGCCGACACGCGGGCGGCGGATGAAGAGGACTTCACGCCCATCTACATGGAGCTGGAGTTGAGCCCCAAGTGGCGCATCGCACCCCGGCTGTACGTGGGTCCCACGTTGCGGTTGCAGAACGTGCGCATGACGAAGGTCGCCGGGGACGGCGCGGTGCGGAACACGACCGGGGCGGACGGGGGGAACACGCTCCAGTTCGGGCTCACCGCGCTGTACGACTCGCGCGACAACACGCTCAATCCCACGACGGGCCTGCTGGCGCGGCTCAACCTGCGCACGGCCAACGGGGACTGGGGCTCCGACTACGACTTCGACCTGTTGCGGTTGGACGTGCGCCGCTACGTGTCACTGCCGTGGGGGACCCGGCATGTGCTCGCGTTGCAGGGGTTGGTGGAGCTGCGGGATGGGGAGGTGCCCTTCTATGACACGGGCCGGCTGGGGGGCATGGAGCTGAGCCGTGGGTATCTGGAGGGCCGGTTCCGCGAGCGTCAGCACCTGGGGGCGCAGGTGGAGTACCGGGCGCCGCTGTTCTGGAAGTTCGGCGGCGTGGTGTTCGCTTCGGCGGCGACGGTGGCTCGCAGCCTGAAGGACCTGGACGCGAAGAACATCAAGCCCGCGGGGGGCCTGGGCCTGCGCTTCGCGCCGTTGTCGGATGTGCCCGTGAACATCCGGCTCGACGTGGCCTACGGCAATGAGCCGAGCTTCTATCTGAACGTGGGCGAGGCGTTCTGA
- a CDS encoding alpha/beta hydrolase family protein, translated as MAQPGPDTSAGRLSRRGVLAGAGLFVGGVAVTAGTRRVMEPESKDVQGLNPRSDAWYDLRLSGDGLMDNQLLWFLGHATHGQSDVGDVLETARRIQPGDEKSWFESWLKTATRVHQHATAAEAKGHRVSAGQAYARAANYYRAATMHYTNREDPALMETTRAAASTFEKSNALLGFDIQPVDIPYEGTNLPAYFVRSPYAQASAPVILLHQGLHAWPEETKWVWEGARRRGYHVLFFHGPGQGRALREKNLSFRPDWEKAVSPVVDAAERISGVDPKRILLMGLSFGGALAPRAAAFEQRLALCIANPGVLSWWEQHTEHFNRFLPGALSLLKSHPEAFDEAIHGLAKRWPTADYWLKDVYWKHGARSPSELFRKLEEFTNEAIVERIRCPVLIMDGEAEDVSPGQSQKLYDALRGPKHLMTFTQAEAAPLHCQSASAALAEERLFDWLDENV; from the coding sequence ATGGCCCAACCAGGACCGGACACTAGCGCAGGCAGACTCTCCCGACGAGGCGTGCTGGCGGGGGCGGGGCTCTTCGTCGGAGGGGTGGCCGTCACGGCGGGCACGCGGAGGGTGATGGAGCCCGAATCGAAGGACGTGCAGGGCCTGAATCCCCGGAGCGACGCCTGGTACGACCTGCGGCTGTCGGGGGACGGGCTGATGGACAACCAGCTCCTGTGGTTCCTGGGGCACGCGACGCATGGCCAGTCCGACGTGGGGGACGTGCTGGAGACGGCCCGGCGCATCCAGCCTGGGGATGAGAAGAGCTGGTTCGAGTCGTGGCTGAAGACCGCGACGCGGGTGCATCAGCACGCCACCGCCGCGGAGGCCAAGGGCCACCGGGTGAGCGCGGGGCAGGCGTATGCGCGGGCGGCCAACTACTACCGCGCGGCGACGATGCACTACACGAACCGGGAGGACCCCGCGTTGATGGAGACGACGCGGGCGGCGGCGTCCACCTTCGAGAAGTCCAACGCGTTGTTGGGGTTCGACATCCAACCGGTGGACATCCCGTATGAGGGGACGAATCTGCCGGCCTACTTCGTGCGCTCGCCCTACGCCCAGGCCAGCGCGCCGGTGATTCTGCTCCACCAGGGACTGCATGCCTGGCCGGAGGAGACGAAGTGGGTGTGGGAGGGGGCTCGCAGGCGCGGCTACCACGTGTTGTTCTTCCATGGCCCGGGACAAGGGCGGGCGCTGCGAGAGAAGAACCTGAGCTTCCGGCCGGACTGGGAGAAGGCCGTGAGCCCCGTGGTGGACGCGGCCGAGCGCATCAGCGGCGTCGACCCCAAGCGCATCTTGTTGATGGGGTTGTCGTTTGGAGGGGCGCTGGCGCCTCGGGCGGCGGCGTTCGAGCAGCGGTTGGCGCTGTGTATCGCCAACCCGGGGGTGCTGAGCTGGTGGGAGCAGCACACCGAGCACTTCAACCGCTTCCTGCCTGGAGCGCTGTCGCTGTTGAAGTCACATCCGGAGGCATTCGACGAGGCCATCCACGGGCTCGCGAAGCGCTGGCCCACGGCGGACTACTGGTTGAAGGACGTGTACTGGAAACATGGCGCGCGTTCACCCTCGGAGCTATTTCGCAAGCTCGAGGAGTTCACCAACGAGGCCATTGTCGAGCGCATCCGCTGCCCGGTGCTCATCATGGACGGCGAGGCGGAGGACGTATCCCCGGGGCAGTCGCAAAAGCTGTACGACGCGCTCCGCGGGCCCAAGCACCTGATGACCTTCACGCAGGCGGAGGCCGCGCCCCTGCATTGCCAGTCGGCCTCCGCCGCGCTCGCCGAAGAGCGGCTGTTCGACTGGCTCGACGAGAACGTTTGA
- a CDS encoding helix-turn-helix domain-containing protein has product MGTKEQDARERILRATIICIERDGLDATGIREIAREAQVNSAAISYYFRSKEKLIAQALEATLDQAFGHVLLDFDKLVAEGMTLREAFETLLEDIVGNLGRYPRIAHAHFHDALAHQRYDGAAIQRLNSFLEELSRKLAPATPHLTEDRRRIALAQWWASVSFMSMAPRVFDQFILLDFRTLETRRAWVKQSLRLFFPA; this is encoded by the coding sequence ATGGGAACGAAGGAGCAAGACGCCCGGGAGCGCATCCTGCGGGCCACCATCATCTGCATCGAGCGGGACGGACTGGACGCGACGGGCATCCGGGAGATTGCCCGCGAGGCCCAGGTCAACAGCGCCGCCATCAGCTACTACTTCCGCAGCAAGGAGAAGCTGATTGCCCAGGCGCTGGAGGCGACGCTGGACCAGGCCTTCGGCCACGTGCTGCTGGACTTCGACAAGCTCGTCGCGGAAGGGATGACCCTCCGCGAGGCCTTCGAGACGCTGCTCGAGGACATCGTGGGGAACCTGGGGCGCTACCCGCGCATCGCCCACGCGCACTTCCACGACGCGCTGGCGCACCAGCGCTACGACGGCGCGGCCATCCAACGCCTCAACTCATTCCTGGAGGAGCTGTCGCGAAAGCTCGCCCCGGCCACGCCTCATCTGACGGAGGACCGGCGCCGCATCGCGCTCGCCCAGTGGTGGGCCTCCGTGTCGTTCATGTCGATGGCGCCTCGCGTGTTCGACCAGTTCATCCTCCTGGACTTCCGCACGCTGGAGACACGCCGCGCGTGGGTGAAGCAGTCGCTGCGCCTGTTCTTCCCCGCGTGA
- a CDS encoding endopeptidase, producing MRLAPKWAACLVLCSSALAWAFQPSQSTPLSSQAFFKPELYLPVSNVSLDQARAKLTGAGPSAWDDFFARNGKDFHVYLDPLTGSPTAIQGAIPLIPGTGMGNTVSLSTLQQQLGRSTGEVDEAVVADVLFKFLHDNQAALGVDLMQLGQPRVTRVTDVLWQVYVPQEVDGVPVRHGRLVATINHGNMVLLGTEAWSNVTASTRPTLSPEQAMTSGAERFGLLESPATMWQSPTLELAPMARADAGFGQGYHHQLVWTYGFQNPGEQERWKVTVDAHTGEVLALEDDNHYLDATIKGGIYPLSNTEICPSNTTCGTMQVDSPMPWANTGLAAPNNFTDGAGVFNYSSGSVTTTLAGKYVRVSDTCGSPSTSSSTGNINLGGTNGQHDCATGGGGTGNTPASRSAFYEINRIAELARGWLPSNTWLQGQLTANVNINSTCNAFWNGSTVNFYRSGGGCRNTGEIAAVFDHEWGHGMDDFDSGGALSNSSEAYADIASIYRLQASCVGYGFFATTDLGCGKTPDGTGYNQNEAQTGGAWCNARCSGVRDADYMAHVNQTPATPQNFVCSRCSSGTGPCGRQVHCAAAPVRQAAWDLVARDLQAAPFNYDSNTAFIIGNKIFYQGSGNVGSWHACNCSAGTSDGCGASHGYMQWLAADDDNGNLNDGTPHMTAIHAAFNRHGIACQTPAPTNSGCASGPKTAPTATAAPSDGQVALSWNTVPNASEYWVMKTEGYAGCDFGKVRVATVSGSTYTDTEVANGRQYCYSVVPASTNTCYGPAASCVCATAGGPCTPPGTATLSTPADGAANVALAPVLDWADVTGATSYEVQVATDAAFGTVVRSATALTSSTWSVTPALTANTQYFWRVRAVSGCGTSAYSTAFRFTTADTTCQPAAAPTLSTPANGATGVALSPTLDWSDVTGATSYEVQVATDSGFGNVVRSANALSSSTWGVTSALTANTQYFWRARAVDSCGAGAYSAGFNFTTQGGGGGTCTTPPVATYDGTLGAPTCGTGCGCDTGTLVNSRGSQFLAAEPNTPNAVDGCPDGPFGFYHLDESIDRVVLRSVDGGAITPGKQVKVDVTVWCYDSSDRLNLYYAPVSGFPVWTTLVSGLTCTGSGAKTFSHTFTVGSTAGQHVLRAQFVEGSSPQASCTFGLYDDNDDVVFGVASSVASGPVKTPPTQGRSRATR from the coding sequence ATGCGTCTTGCGCCGAAGTGGGCCGCTTGTCTCGTGCTGTGTAGCAGCGCGCTGGCATGGGCTTTCCAGCCCTCTCAATCCACCCCGTTGTCGAGCCAGGCGTTCTTCAAGCCGGAGCTGTATCTGCCGGTCTCCAATGTCTCGTTGGACCAGGCCCGCGCGAAGCTGACGGGTGCGGGCCCGAGCGCGTGGGATGACTTCTTCGCCCGCAACGGGAAGGACTTTCACGTCTACCTGGACCCGCTGACGGGCTCTCCCACCGCCATCCAGGGCGCCATCCCGCTCATCCCCGGCACGGGCATGGGCAACACGGTGAGCCTGTCCACGCTGCAGCAGCAGTTGGGCCGCTCCACGGGGGAGGTGGACGAGGCCGTCGTCGCGGATGTCCTCTTCAAGTTCCTCCACGACAACCAGGCCGCGCTCGGCGTGGACCTGATGCAGCTGGGGCAGCCCCGGGTGACGCGAGTCACGGACGTGCTGTGGCAGGTGTACGTGCCGCAGGAGGTGGACGGCGTCCCCGTTCGCCATGGCCGGCTGGTGGCCACCATCAACCACGGCAACATGGTGCTCTTGGGCACGGAGGCGTGGAGCAACGTCACCGCGTCCACGCGCCCCACGCTGAGCCCCGAGCAGGCGATGACCTCGGGCGCTGAGCGCTTCGGCCTGCTCGAGTCGCCCGCGACGATGTGGCAGTCACCCACGTTGGAGCTGGCCCCCATGGCGCGCGCCGACGCGGGCTTCGGTCAGGGCTACCACCACCAACTGGTGTGGACGTACGGCTTCCAGAACCCCGGCGAGCAGGAGCGCTGGAAGGTGACGGTGGACGCACACACCGGCGAGGTGCTCGCGCTGGAGGATGACAACCACTACCTGGACGCCACCATCAAGGGCGGCATCTACCCCTTGAGCAACACGGAAATCTGCCCGTCCAACACCACGTGCGGGACGATGCAGGTCGACTCGCCCATGCCCTGGGCCAACACGGGCCTGGCGGCGCCCAACAACTTCACGGACGGCGCCGGTGTCTTCAACTACAGCTCCGGCAGCGTCACCACCACGCTGGCGGGCAAGTACGTGCGCGTGAGCGACACGTGTGGTTCGCCCAGCACCAGCTCGTCCACGGGCAACATCAACCTGGGCGGCACCAACGGTCAGCATGACTGCGCCACGGGTGGTGGCGGCACGGGCAACACGCCGGCGTCCCGTTCGGCCTTCTACGAAATCAACCGCATCGCGGAGCTGGCGCGCGGGTGGCTGCCTTCCAACACCTGGCTGCAAGGCCAGCTGACCGCCAACGTCAACATCAACAGCACGTGCAACGCCTTCTGGAACGGCTCCACCGTGAACTTCTATCGCAGCGGCGGTGGCTGCCGGAACACGGGCGAAATCGCCGCGGTGTTCGACCATGAGTGGGGCCACGGCATGGATGACTTCGACTCCGGCGGCGCGCTGAGCAACTCCAGCGAGGCGTACGCGGACATCGCGTCCATCTACCGGTTGCAGGCCTCGTGCGTGGGCTACGGCTTCTTCGCCACCACGGACCTGGGCTGCGGCAAGACGCCGGACGGCACGGGCTACAACCAGAACGAGGCGCAGACGGGCGGCGCGTGGTGCAACGCGCGGTGCTCCGGCGTGCGCGACGCGGACTACATGGCGCACGTCAACCAGACGCCCGCCACGCCGCAGAACTTCGTGTGCTCGCGCTGCTCCTCCGGCACCGGCCCGTGCGGCCGTCAGGTGCACTGCGCCGCGGCGCCCGTGCGTCAGGCCGCCTGGGATTTGGTCGCCCGCGACCTCCAGGCCGCGCCGTTCAACTACGACTCCAACACCGCGTTCATCATCGGCAACAAGATTTTCTACCAGGGCAGCGGCAACGTGGGCTCGTGGCACGCGTGCAACTGCTCGGCGGGAACGTCCGACGGCTGCGGCGCGAGCCATGGCTACATGCAGTGGCTGGCCGCGGATGATGACAACGGCAACCTGAACGACGGCACGCCGCACATGACGGCCATCCACGCCGCGTTCAACCGCCACGGCATCGCCTGCCAGACGCCCGCGCCCACCAACTCCGGCTGCGCCTCCGGCCCGAAGACGGCGCCCACCGCGACCGCCGCGCCCAGCGACGGCCAGGTGGCGCTGAGCTGGAACACGGTGCCCAACGCCAGCGAGTACTGGGTGATGAAGACGGAAGGGTACGCGGGCTGCGACTTCGGCAAGGTGCGCGTTGCCACCGTCTCCGGCTCCACGTACACGGACACCGAGGTCGCCAACGGCCGCCAGTACTGCTACTCGGTCGTCCCGGCCAGCACCAACACCTGCTACGGCCCCGCCGCGTCATGTGTCTGCGCGACGGCGGGTGGGCCGTGTACGCCTCCGGGCACGGCCACGCTCTCCACGCCCGCGGATGGCGCGGCCAACGTGGCGCTGGCCCCCGTGCTCGACTGGGCGGACGTGACGGGCGCCACCTCGTACGAGGTGCAGGTGGCGACGGACGCGGCCTTCGGCACCGTGGTGCGCTCGGCGACGGCGCTCACCAGCAGCACGTGGAGCGTCACGCCCGCGCTGACGGCCAACACGCAGTACTTCTGGCGCGTGCGCGCGGTGAGCGGCTGCGGCACCAGCGCGTACAGCACGGCCTTCCGCTTCACCACCGCGGACACGACGTGCCAGCCAGCGGCGGCGCCCACGCTCTCCACCCCGGCCAACGGGGCCACGGGTGTGGCGCTCTCCCCGACGCTGGACTGGAGCGACGTGACGGGCGCCACCTCGTACGAGGTGCAGGTGGCGACGGACTCGGGCTTCGGCAACGTGGTGCGCTCGGCCAACGCGCTCTCCAGCAGCACGTGGGGCGTCACCTCCGCGCTGACGGCCAACACGCAGTACTTCTGGCGGGCACGCGCGGTGGACTCCTGCGGCGCGGGCGCCTACAGCGCGGGCTTCAACTTCACCACCCAGGGCGGTGGTGGCGGCACCTGCACGACGCCGCCCGTGGCCACGTATGACGGCACGTTGGGCGCGCCCACGTGCGGCACCGGCTGCGGCTGCGACACCGGCACGCTGGTCAACAGCCGTGGCAGCCAGTTCCTCGCGGCCGAGCCCAACACGCCCAACGCCGTCGACGGCTGCCCGGATGGCCCGTTCGGCTTCTACCACCTGGACGAGAGCATCGACCGCGTCGTGCTCCGCAGCGTGGACGGCGGCGCCATCACCCCGGGCAAGCAGGTCAAGGTGGACGTGACGGTGTGGTGCTACGACTCCTCGGACCGGCTGAACCTGTACTACGCCCCCGTGTCCGGCTTCCCCGTGTGGACGACGCTCGTCTCTGGCCTGACGTGCACGGGCAGCGGCGCGAAGACGTTCAGCCACACCTTCACCGTCGGCAGCACCGCGGGCCAGCACGTGCTCCGGGCGCAGTTCGTGGAGGGCTCCAGCCCTCAGGCGAGCTGCACCTTCGGCCTCTACGACGACAATGACGACGTCGTCTTCGGCGTGGCGTCCTCCGTCGCGTCGGGCCCCGTGAAGACCCCGCCCACCCAGGGCCGCTCGCGCGCCACGCGCTGA
- a CDS encoding methyltransferase, whose translation MQAIPAPAFLFNLCAGYFAPRCLHLVAELGVADVLGNTPMNSEELARATGAHADSLHRMMRMLAAQGVFERRGNGWVHTEYSEHLKVGHPHSLRSFVLMMGNDLNWNAAGALGVSLQTGQTAADVVSPGGLWPYLRSHPEDARIFDAAMISKSHMAINAVLQGMDFTRYEHIADIAGGRGHFLSAILDSAPRAHGTLFDLPDVVANALTHPRMKGHPGDFFVGPLPRADAYLVSNILHDWMDPQAISILRHIREVAPPHAELLVLEMMLPEGPEPHHAIVMDLIMLSLAGGRERTQGQYDVLFAEGGFKLDRIISTNSPYSILVGKVA comes from the coding sequence ATGCAAGCGATTCCAGCCCCAGCGTTTCTGTTCAACCTTTGCGCCGGATATTTCGCGCCCAGGTGTCTGCACCTCGTGGCTGAGCTCGGGGTGGCGGATGTCCTGGGGAACACACCGATGAACTCCGAGGAGTTGGCACGGGCCACGGGAGCCCATGCGGACTCGCTCCATCGGATGATGCGGATGTTGGCCGCGCAAGGTGTCTTCGAGCGGCGGGGCAACGGGTGGGTGCACACGGAGTACTCCGAGCACCTGAAGGTGGGCCATCCGCACTCCCTGCGGTCCTTCGTGTTGATGATGGGCAATGACCTCAACTGGAACGCGGCGGGAGCCTTGGGTGTCTCGCTCCAGACGGGGCAGACGGCGGCCGACGTGGTGTCGCCTGGCGGGCTCTGGCCGTACCTGCGCTCCCATCCGGAGGATGCGCGCATCTTCGACGCGGCGATGATCAGCAAGTCCCACATGGCCATCAACGCCGTGCTCCAGGGCATGGACTTCACCCGCTACGAGCACATCGCGGACATCGCCGGAGGCCGGGGGCACTTCCTCTCGGCGATTCTGGACTCCGCGCCCCGCGCGCACGGCACGCTGTTCGACCTGCCGGACGTGGTGGCCAACGCGCTCACGCACCCGCGCATGAAGGGACACCCCGGGGACTTCTTCGTGGGGCCGTTGCCTCGAGCGGACGCGTACCTGGTGAGCAACATCCTCCACGACTGGATGGACCCTCAGGCCATCTCCATCCTCCGGCACATCCGGGAGGTGGCGCCGCCGCACGCGGAGCTGCTGGTGCTGGAGATGATGCTGCCCGAGGGGCCCGAGCCACATCACGCCATCGTCATGGACCTCATCATGCTGTCGCTGGCCGGAGGCCGGGAGCGGACACAGGGGCAGTATGACGTCCTGTTCGCCGAGGGCGGCTTCAAGCTGGACCGCATCATCTCCACGAACAGCCCCTACTCCATCCTGGTGGGCAAGGTCGCGTGA
- a CDS encoding carbohydrate-binding protein codes for MIRSLGVLSLVACVASGCSGDGAGGEGGKGGPSESACEAFGRYGAVGTTFTLPGPDANGEMYLPDVQKRFPQVDWRTLDRLYIPAGNYTLINLGNLPNRSADRRLVITNTGGQVVIRPKAGSKQGYLWAVNGGSNWVITGRYDPDSGTGHADFPGHRCGEYATSRERYGILSDDLFLSGGHMGLGIGDAHSFELEYLEITRAGFAGLRINRAAGADGKVPPLNDIQLHDLYIHDTASEAIYFGSTQGAPTPLGSNLKVYNNRLVRTGTESLQIQNLGDGAEIHHNVFAFGAIDWRAAFSGYQDNNSQAQVRAGRIRFHHNVFVGGAGSLLNFFAQPEPGDVPLNVEFTDNYFADTLSLGLWFGGTTGADARFLWERNAFRGLDFGYQAVYPAAREPEVVFAKAETIGSPITLKGNQWEGARKLFAGLTGGSGAVGTVTATDNVNGPVTPLTFVSTGLPAGTATRQLERWAARATLAPNTPEVTYAAGALVMHDGQLYRARSQNTNKVPPDNAAVWERLPLPVDDLRTAPGTEWAQRGIGLLDVAR; via the coding sequence ATGATTCGCAGCCTGGGTGTCTTGAGTCTCGTTGCTTGTGTCGCCTCGGGGTGTTCGGGCGATGGGGCCGGTGGAGAGGGGGGCAAGGGAGGCCCCTCGGAGTCGGCCTGTGAGGCGTTTGGCCGGTATGGCGCCGTGGGCACCACCTTCACGCTGCCGGGGCCGGACGCGAACGGGGAGATGTACCTCCCGGACGTGCAGAAGCGCTTCCCCCAGGTGGACTGGCGCACGCTGGACCGGCTCTACATCCCCGCGGGCAACTACACGCTCATCAACCTGGGCAACCTGCCGAACCGTTCGGCGGACCGGCGGCTGGTCATCACCAACACGGGGGGCCAGGTGGTCATCCGCCCCAAGGCGGGGAGCAAGCAGGGGTATCTCTGGGCGGTGAACGGGGGCTCGAACTGGGTCATCACCGGCCGGTACGACCCGGACTCGGGCACGGGGCACGCGGACTTCCCCGGCCACCGCTGCGGCGAGTATGCGACGTCCCGAGAGCGCTACGGCATCTTGAGCGATGACCTCTTCCTGAGCGGCGGCCACATGGGGCTGGGCATCGGGGACGCGCACAGCTTCGAACTGGAGTACCTGGAAATCACCCGCGCGGGCTTCGCGGGCCTGCGCATCAACCGCGCGGCGGGAGCGGACGGCAAGGTGCCGCCGCTCAATGACATCCAACTGCACGACCTCTACATCCACGACACGGCCAGCGAGGCCATCTACTTCGGCTCCACGCAAGGGGCGCCCACGCCGCTGGGCTCCAACCTGAAGGTCTACAACAACCGGCTGGTGCGCACGGGGACGGAGTCGCTCCAGATTCAGAACCTGGGGGACGGCGCGGAAATCCATCACAACGTCTTCGCCTTCGGCGCCATCGACTGGCGCGCGGCGTTCTCAGGCTACCAGGACAACAACTCACAGGCGCAGGTGCGCGCGGGCCGCATCCGCTTCCACCACAACGTCTTCGTGGGGGGCGCGGGCTCGCTGCTCAACTTCTTCGCGCAGCCGGAGCCGGGGGACGTGCCGCTGAACGTGGAGTTCACGGACAATTATTTCGCGGACACGCTGTCGCTGGGCCTCTGGTTCGGCGGTACGACGGGAGCGGATGCGCGGTTCCTCTGGGAGCGCAATGCGTTCCGGGGGCTCGACTTCGGCTACCAGGCCGTCTACCCGGCGGCGAGAGAGCCGGAGGTCGTCTTCGCCAAGGCGGAGACCATCGGCTCACCCATCACGTTGAAGGGGAACCAGTGGGAGGGGGCTCGCAAGTTGTTCGCGGGGCTGACGGGTGGGAGTGGAGCGGTGGGGACGGTGACGGCCACGGACAACGTGAATGGCCCGGTGACGCCGCTGACGTTCGTCTCCACGGGGCTGCCGGCGGGGACGGCGACGCGACAGCTCGAGCGGTGGGCGGCGCGCGCCACCCTGGCCCCCAACACGCCCGAGGTGACGTACGCGGCGGGGGCGCTGGTGATGCATGACGGGCAGCTGTACCGGGCGCGGTCCCAGAACACGAACAAGGTGCCTCCGGACAACGCGGCGGTGTGGGAGCGGTTGCCGCTGCCCGTGGATGACCTGCGCACCGCGCCGGGCACCGAGTGGGCCCAGCGCGGCATCGGCCTGCTCGACGTCGCGAGGTAG
- a CDS encoding PKD domain-containing protein has translation MSRLPRRLLVTALTLFALPSWAQATNVALSKPSSASSVHANGYPTQYGHAKAFNGILNTEDRWASAVVPAASSPEWLEVDLSAIHRVDSLTLHSGRDTTAGQQMLDFEILHRAALTDSFQSIPGASITNNTQPTWTLTLAQPLETRYVRLQCKRAPTDGLCRVRELQVMGERLANQPPTANAGNDTGIVLPVQTSLQLTGTASDSDGTIASYQWDQVFGASTAVLTNATTPTVSISGLTQGGLHVFLLTATDNGGRSASDTVSVMVHPGTVAPDPRAGKMHVWARGGTYDTAVFLPIDFGAIPGKKYPLVLSLHGRGGITLNADHTQVNANPEGFIRQLIPGKPLVNTYPAVVIAPNAPRIGAPLDTYWNTALTHALVLEAINLYSIDPDRVTMTGLSFGGAGVIDQMTQYRSTYAGGMPVAYTTPTVTPLCVLADFPIWAAGNRGDGTFNAWKWTNPTDGYTTQMRQCANYTNELQVTVMEGTTHSGWDEFWSRPDAQTWLVSQVR, from the coding sequence ATGTCCAGGCTCCCCCGGCGACTCCTCGTCACCGCCCTGACGCTGTTCGCCCTCCCCTCGTGGGCGCAAGCCACCAACGTCGCGCTCAGCAAGCCGTCCTCGGCGTCATCGGTGCACGCCAACGGCTATCCCACGCAGTACGGCCACGCCAAGGCGTTCAACGGAATCCTCAACACCGAGGACCGGTGGGCCTCCGCCGTCGTCCCCGCGGCCTCCAGCCCTGAGTGGCTGGAGGTGGACCTCTCCGCGATTCACCGCGTCGACAGCCTCACCCTGCACTCCGGCCGGGACACCACCGCCGGACAGCAGATGCTCGACTTCGAGATTCTCCACCGCGCCGCCCTCACGGACTCCTTCCAGTCCATCCCCGGCGCGTCCATCACCAACAACACCCAGCCCACCTGGACCCTCACGCTCGCCCAGCCCCTCGAGACGCGCTACGTGCGCCTCCAGTGCAAGCGCGCCCCCACCGATGGCCTGTGCCGCGTCCGTGAGCTGCAAGTGATGGGCGAGCGCCTCGCCAACCAGCCGCCCACCGCGAACGCGGGAAATGACACGGGCATCGTCCTCCCCGTCCAGACGTCCCTCCAACTCACGGGCACGGCCAGCGACAGCGACGGCACCATCGCCTCCTACCAGTGGGACCAGGTCTTCGGCGCGTCCACCGCCGTCCTGACGAACGCCACCACGCCCACCGTGAGCATCAGCGGGCTCACCCAGGGCGGCCTCCACGTCTTCCTCCTCACCGCCACCGACAACGGCGGCAGGTCCGCCTCGGACACTGTCAGCGTCATGGTGCATCCGGGCACCGTGGCTCCGGACCCGCGCGCGGGAAAGATGCACGTCTGGGCTCGCGGCGGCACCTACGACACGGCCGTCTTCCTCCCCATCGACTTCGGCGCGATTCCCGGGAAGAAGTACCCGCTCGTCCTCTCCCTCCACGGCCGGGGCGGAATCACGCTCAACGCGGACCACACCCAGGTGAACGCCAACCCGGAGGGCTTCATCCGCCAGCTCATCCCTGGCAAGCCCCTGGTCAACACCTACCCCGCCGTCGTCATCGCGCCCAACGCGCCTCGCATCGGCGCGCCGCTGGACACCTACTGGAACACGGCCCTCACCCACGCCCTGGTGCTGGAGGCCATCAACCTCTACTCCATCGACCCCGACCGGGTGACCATGACGGGCCTCTCCTTCGGAGGCGCGGGCGTCATCGACCAGATGACCCAATACCGGAGCACCTACGCCGGCGGAATGCCCGTGGCCTACACCACGCCCACCGTCACGCCGCTCTGCGTGCTGGCGGACTTCCCCATCTGGGCCGCGGGCAACCGCGGCGACGGGACGTTCAACGCGTGGAAATGGACCAACCCCACCGACGGCTACACGACCCAGATGCGCCAGTGCGCCAACTACACCAATGAGCTCCAGGTCACCGTGATGGAGGGAACCACCCACAGCGGCTGGGATGAGTTCTGGAGCCGCCCCGATGCGCAGACCTGGCTCGTGAGCCAGGTCCGCTGA